The Siniperca chuatsi isolate FFG_IHB_CAS linkage group LG7, ASM2008510v1, whole genome shotgun sequence genome includes a window with the following:
- the LOC122878471 gene encoding retinol-binding protein 2-like, with translation MPADYNGRWEMVSNENFEDVMKAIDIDFATRKIASHLHQTKIIIQNGDKFETKTLSTFRNYEVNFTVGEEFEEHTKGLDNRKVMTLVTWDGDKLVCIQKGEKENRGWKQWIEGDLLHLEITALDKVCHQVFKKAQ, from the exons ATGCCTGCAGACTACAATGGACGGTGGGAGATGGTGAGCAATGAGAACTTTGAGGACGTCATGAAGGCCATCG ACATTGACTTTGCCACCAGAAAGATAGCTTCCCACCTGCATCAGACAAAAATAATCATCCAGAACGGAGACAAGTTTGAAACAAAGACCCTGAGCACCTTCAGAAACTACGAGGTCAACTTCACCGTGGGAGAGGAGTTTGAGGAGCACACAAAGGGCCTGGACAACCGAAAAGTCATG ACACTGGTTACCTGGGATGGAGACAAGCTGGTGTGTATTCAGAAGGGGGAGAAAGAAAATCGTGGCTGGAAACAGTGGATTGAGGGAGACCTGCTACACCTG GAAATCACAGCGCTTGACAAAGTCTGCCACCAAGTATTTAAGAAGGCCCAATAA